The following proteins are encoded in a genomic region of Gimesia algae:
- a CDS encoding ThuA domain-containing protein gives MILRYLVGLLLVLCLPAMSILSAQLPQNESSDRHKIVLIAGPKSHGPVGNGIHDYPWSVKLLKVMLDNSNIRDTVQVEYHLDGWPENPETLNDADTIMIISDGRDGEKFAEAPHFANAAHLKQIQQQIDRGCGFLTFHFSTFAPDQYAKQIQNWSGGYFDWEENGKRNWYSAIKTLKAPVTLPEPKHPICRGVEPFELREEFYYNIRFQPADQQLTTLLEVSELKGRPENGNIVAWAKERSQGGRGFGTTCGHFYDNWQNAAFRKFILNAIAWTANIDVPKNGVEAPYYTHAEISTALAGIQGTEPALIDTEPIRVLLFAGNEAHAWHNWKKTTPVIKQQLERDPRIKVDLTNDIEDLSKKDLQDYQVIVQNYTNWHDKTPLSETSRNAFMNYLQQGGGLILIHFANGAFHFSLPQAGESDWPEYRKIVRRVWNHHGKGEQKSGHDAFGEFTVQITDATHPLTRNLQDFPVTDELYFRQDGTEPVEALITARSKVTKNKEPLAWTYRYGKGRIFQTLLGHSEKTYDSFAATEMLRRATAWAARRPIQEFDPSPAVEVKPVRKDTLVPGKWGNALNANAGSYLSKSAVGLLDHRPLSAEGWVRLNSKTSFNILLACDPKSATAHWEMYSYAGSGFFSVYLPGQGGEFKTGINICDDEWHYVAMILEDSRLRLYVDGKQALNSKLPKRKSTEPAEHNIAFGRLVENRLGCDGLLDDFRISKEIRDFTVVPIAPLKQDENTLFLLSFDFPDKIKISDRSEPEKSVRVETAATEKERDHWGKDAVGFDQPMEETSDNRWQQTEIGGWLACIVPLPTGPVKKGLSIRVGENQAATICYDTAHGKVRGIWSNGFLKPSPERFGLIRAPTPVGQIHFSTAEGPGWRQKYQFVGSHVNQNRVTLEYRIGETTIYESPWFKSSTEGTCFTRAFEIGPGKEELNLIVADASEVESVENHPQRMITTNQNSPVLIGCIGGEEIQSHISANKELGTASFVIPPRKTTQRFLVYYQISPDGKTNAAYNAPNLSVPDSLQTQLIPGPSRWTEILITKGVLSQQNAPYVIDTLTIPHKNPYRALFFISGHDFLDNGDLAVSTVHGDIWLVRGVDADLSELKWKRFATGLFQPLGLKVINNKIHVLGRDQITILHDQNLDGEADFYECFNNQIPTSVGGHDYVTCLETDSFGNFYFMHAQQGVMQISRNGKRLNQIASGFRNPNGMGMGPGNIITASPQEGNWTPASSIIEVKQGGYYGFGGSQITPDRPLGYDPPLCWIPRLQDNSSGGQVWVTSREWGPLENQLLHLSYGQSKLLLTLREVIADQSQGGTLTLPLEFESGIMRGRFSPEDGQLYVSGLRGWVTNAVRDGCLQRVRYTGKPVHLPVAVKTMQNGIALTFTNPLDHQTAENPDNYAIEQWNYLWSQNYGSPEYRVSAPQTAGRDEVEVISATLLPDQRTVFLELSRVIPVMQMGITWQLTSQSGETLKQTYYHTINSVSSRKMEESILVRRQKNELLTATQVQQLKPGVLWRFKQNQSTGSTVTDARSNRLLALSVSPAEPATPFLKPGRFSATAEVYLRVPIPGEYELSLEGLGTARLKVNQNQIFQITGTDFKQSAPVPVHLKKGFNQLQLDYQSQPDGRARLRLLWKGENFATEPILPQLLSHTGNDVQLLERQQIRQGRELLAQFQCLACHTLPGEDLSFSLARLQADKLLSEGTAMPELSQSAPDLKNIGTRVTKRWLFHWLLNPHNLRAHSNMPSLLGDPAEKLTIQKAADLTAWFVSQAQKPVIDYPETQYDTAETDPEKLLSAGAKSYEVLGCINCHHFSVSEEPDEYQRHSLALIKRKFTISQLVRFLKSPHEHYLWSRMPDFKLSNREAAGLAAYLIENSKGKIPKAMIPPAGSANRGKTLFDILRCVQCHSSPHEPPLGATEFQAVPISVQSLTVGCLAETDQRPASAPTFSFGPEQRSAIQAVLKTESDSLFRRSDTETAARWFHQLNCSACHTRDSASSPRALIVVEEGESGLPPEPLPSLTWAGEKLKPHWSQNFIGGQLPWRPRPWLKSRMPAFPAHAALLARGMAAEHGMRNHTSPKNSSSEHTQPEIQIQLGNQLTAKSALDCRQCHGVGDSLPTGDEKTKIAPGINFVHIRERLNDDYYRRFILDPPRFDISSKMPRLSADGKTTKITHILDGDAPLQFQAIWRYIQSLDESSRSFRDN, from the coding sequence ATGATTTTACGATATTTAGTCGGACTCCTGCTCGTACTCTGCCTACCGGCGATGTCGATTCTGTCTGCACAGCTTCCTCAAAATGAAAGCAGTGACCGACATAAGATTGTCCTGATCGCAGGTCCCAAAAGTCATGGCCCAGTGGGAAATGGGATTCATGACTATCCCTGGTCGGTCAAACTGCTTAAGGTCATGCTCGACAATTCCAATATTCGCGACACAGTTCAGGTCGAATATCACCTGGATGGCTGGCCGGAAAATCCGGAGACGCTGAATGACGCCGACACCATCATGATCATTTCTGATGGCAGAGACGGCGAAAAATTTGCGGAAGCGCCGCACTTTGCCAATGCTGCACACCTGAAACAGATTCAGCAGCAGATCGATCGGGGCTGTGGCTTTCTGACATTTCATTTCTCCACATTCGCCCCTGACCAGTATGCGAAACAGATTCAGAACTGGTCCGGCGGTTATTTTGACTGGGAAGAGAATGGAAAACGGAACTGGTATTCGGCGATTAAAACACTCAAGGCCCCGGTAACACTGCCTGAGCCCAAACATCCGATCTGCCGCGGCGTCGAACCGTTTGAGCTTCGCGAGGAGTTTTATTACAACATTCGCTTCCAGCCTGCAGATCAACAGCTGACGACTTTACTGGAAGTCTCTGAACTCAAAGGACGCCCTGAAAACGGCAACATTGTCGCCTGGGCTAAAGAACGCAGCCAGGGGGGGCGCGGCTTTGGCACGACCTGCGGTCATTTTTATGATAACTGGCAGAACGCCGCCTTTCGAAAATTCATCCTCAATGCCATTGCCTGGACCGCAAACATCGACGTCCCTAAAAACGGTGTGGAAGCCCCATACTACACTCATGCAGAAATCAGCACCGCCCTGGCAGGCATCCAGGGAACCGAACCAGCGTTAATTGATACAGAACCCATTCGAGTATTACTATTCGCCGGCAACGAGGCGCATGCCTGGCATAACTGGAAAAAAACCACGCCTGTGATTAAGCAACAGTTGGAACGAGACCCGCGTATCAAAGTGGATCTCACGAATGACATCGAAGATCTGTCGAAAAAGGATTTGCAGGACTATCAGGTCATTGTGCAGAACTATACCAACTGGCATGATAAAACCCCATTAAGTGAAACCTCGCGCAACGCATTTATGAATTATCTGCAACAAGGCGGGGGGCTGATCTTAATCCATTTCGCCAATGGTGCCTTTCACTTCTCACTCCCCCAGGCAGGAGAATCCGACTGGCCCGAATATCGTAAGATTGTTCGCCGGGTCTGGAATCATCATGGCAAGGGAGAACAGAAAAGCGGACACGATGCCTTCGGAGAGTTCACCGTCCAGATTACCGACGCCACGCATCCCCTCACCCGAAACCTGCAGGATTTTCCGGTGACCGATGAACTCTATTTTCGTCAGGATGGCACCGAACCGGTTGAGGCTCTCATTACTGCCAGATCCAAAGTAACGAAAAACAAGGAACCGCTGGCCTGGACCTATCGCTACGGCAAAGGACGCATTTTCCAGACGCTGCTCGGGCACAGCGAAAAAACCTACGACTCCTTCGCCGCCACTGAAATGCTCCGCCGCGCCACCGCCTGGGCAGCCAGACGACCGATTCAGGAATTTGATCCCTCCCCGGCAGTAGAAGTAAAGCCCGTGCGGAAAGACACTTTGGTTCCCGGAAAATGGGGAAATGCCCTCAACGCGAATGCGGGATCATACCTGTCGAAATCAGCAGTTGGTTTATTAGATCACCGTCCCCTCAGTGCAGAGGGTTGGGTCAGATTGAACAGCAAAACGAGTTTCAATATCCTGCTCGCCTGTGACCCCAAGAGCGCGACAGCACATTGGGAAATGTACTCTTATGCCGGCAGTGGATTTTTCAGCGTGTATCTGCCCGGGCAGGGGGGAGAATTTAAGACGGGCATCAATATCTGTGACGACGAATGGCATTATGTCGCCATGATTCTGGAAGACTCTCGTTTGCGCCTGTATGTCGACGGCAAACAGGCGCTCAATTCGAAACTCCCGAAACGAAAATCAACCGAACCAGCAGAGCACAACATCGCTTTCGGACGGCTCGTCGAAAACAGGCTTGGCTGTGATGGCCTGCTGGATGATTTTCGTATTTCAAAAGAGATACGCGATTTTACAGTCGTTCCCATAGCGCCACTGAAACAGGATGAAAACACTCTGTTCCTGCTCTCATTTGACTTCCCTGATAAAATAAAAATCTCGGATCGATCTGAACCAGAGAAATCAGTTCGCGTTGAAACAGCTGCTACTGAAAAAGAACGCGACCACTGGGGCAAAGATGCGGTCGGGTTCGATCAGCCGATGGAAGAGACCAGTGATAATCGCTGGCAGCAGACGGAGATAGGCGGTTGGCTGGCCTGTATCGTGCCTTTACCAACGGGTCCTGTCAAGAAAGGGCTCTCGATCCGCGTCGGTGAAAATCAGGCAGCCACGATCTGCTATGACACCGCACACGGCAAAGTGCGGGGTATCTGGTCAAATGGATTTCTCAAGCCTTCCCCGGAACGCTTTGGTCTGATACGCGCACCGACACCCGTCGGCCAGATTCATTTTTCGACAGCAGAGGGGCCCGGCTGGAGACAGAAGTATCAGTTCGTTGGTTCTCACGTCAATCAGAATCGAGTCACACTGGAATACCGTATCGGTGAGACGACGATTTATGAATCTCCCTGGTTCAAGTCTTCCACTGAAGGCACCTGCTTTACACGCGCTTTTGAAATCGGCCCCGGGAAGGAAGAACTAAATCTGATCGTTGCTGATGCCAGTGAGGTGGAATCTGTAGAAAATCATCCCCAGCGAATGATCACGACGAATCAAAACAGTCCGGTTTTAATTGGCTGCATCGGCGGGGAAGAAATACAATCCCACATCAGTGCCAACAAAGAGCTGGGGACCGCCAGTTTTGTGATCCCTCCCCGCAAAACTACACAACGGTTTCTCGTTTATTACCAGATCAGTCCGGACGGCAAAACAAACGCGGCCTACAACGCTCCCAATCTCTCAGTACCAGACTCGCTGCAGACACAACTGATCCCGGGACCATCTCGCTGGACCGAAATACTCATTACCAAAGGAGTCCTCAGCCAGCAGAATGCTCCTTATGTAATCGACACGCTTACCATTCCGCATAAAAACCCGTACCGCGCGCTCTTCTTTATCAGTGGTCACGACTTCCTGGATAATGGAGACCTGGCGGTTTCAACCGTGCATGGCGATATCTGGCTGGTCAGAGGCGTTGACGCTGATTTAAGCGAATTGAAGTGGAAGCGTTTTGCTACCGGACTTTTTCAGCCACTGGGGCTGAAAGTCATCAACAACAAGATTCATGTATTAGGCCGCGATCAGATCACGATCCTGCATGACCAGAATCTGGATGGCGAAGCCGACTTCTATGAATGCTTCAACAATCAGATCCCGACATCCGTGGGTGGTCACGATTATGTAACCTGCCTTGAGACTGATTCCTTCGGGAACTTTTATTTTATGCACGCTCAGCAGGGGGTCATGCAGATCAGCCGGAATGGTAAACGTCTCAATCAGATTGCATCCGGCTTTCGCAATCCCAACGGTATGGGGATGGGCCCCGGCAATATTATCACCGCATCCCCCCAGGAGGGGAACTGGACTCCAGCTTCCAGCATCATAGAAGTAAAACAAGGAGGCTACTACGGCTTTGGTGGTTCACAGATCACGCCGGACAGACCGTTGGGATATGATCCCCCATTATGCTGGATCCCGCGACTGCAGGATAACTCCAGTGGCGGACAGGTCTGGGTGACCAGTCGGGAATGGGGACCGCTGGAAAATCAGTTATTACATTTGTCTTACGGGCAAAGTAAACTGCTACTCACATTGCGGGAAGTCATTGCGGACCAATCGCAGGGGGGCACACTCACACTGCCGCTCGAGTTTGAGTCGGGAATCATGCGGGGACGCTTCAGCCCCGAAGATGGGCAGCTTTACGTCAGTGGTTTGAGAGGCTGGGTAACGAATGCGGTCCGAGACGGTTGCCTGCAACGCGTGCGCTACACTGGAAAACCCGTCCACCTGCCTGTCGCAGTCAAAACCATGCAGAATGGAATTGCTTTGACGTTTACGAACCCATTGGATCATCAAACGGCTGAGAACCCCGATAATTACGCTATTGAACAATGGAATTATCTCTGGTCACAAAACTACGGTTCGCCGGAATATCGCGTTTCCGCTCCCCAGACCGCAGGTCGTGATGAAGTCGAAGTCATCTCTGCCACGTTGTTGCCTGACCAACGCACGGTTTTCCTGGAGTTGTCTCGTGTCATTCCCGTGATGCAGATGGGAATCACCTGGCAGTTAACCAGCCAGTCTGGTGAAACATTAAAACAGACCTATTATCATACGATCAATTCGGTTTCGTCCCGTAAAATGGAAGAATCTATATTGGTCCGTCGTCAGAAAAATGAACTACTCACAGCAACTCAGGTGCAACAGTTAAAACCAGGAGTTCTCTGGCGGTTTAAACAGAATCAGTCAACCGGTTCGACCGTGACTGATGCACGCAGCAACCGTCTGCTGGCTTTGTCTGTAAGCCCTGCAGAACCAGCCACGCCTTTTCTGAAACCGGGCCGTTTTTCTGCCACCGCCGAAGTCTATTTGCGCGTCCCCATTCCCGGTGAATACGAATTGAGTCTGGAGGGTTTGGGAACTGCCCGTTTAAAAGTCAATCAAAATCAAATTTTTCAGATAACCGGTACAGACTTCAAACAGTCTGCCCCCGTACCCGTTCATTTAAAAAAAGGGTTTAATCAATTGCAGCTGGACTACCAGAGCCAACCTGATGGTCGTGCCCGGTTAAGATTACTCTGGAAAGGCGAGAATTTTGCGACGGAACCAATCCTGCCTCAACTTTTGAGCCACACAGGTAATGACGTCCAGTTGCTGGAACGACAGCAGATCCGCCAAGGACGCGAACTGCTCGCGCAATTTCAATGTCTGGCCTGCCATACACTGCCGGGCGAAGATCTTTCATTCTCGCTTGCCCGGCTGCAGGCAGACAAACTCCTTTCAGAAGGCACAGCGATGCCTGAATTATCGCAGTCTGCGCCAGATTTGAAGAATATCGGGACGCGTGTGACAAAACGCTGGTTATTTCACTGGCTGTTAAATCCACATAATTTACGAGCACATTCCAATATGCCCTCCTTATTGGGTGATCCCGCTGAAAAGTTGACCATTCAGAAGGCAGCCGACTTAACCGCCTGGTTTGTGTCCCAGGCTCAGAAACCTGTCATTGACTATCCAGAAACACAATATGACACAGCGGAAACCGATCCAGAGAAATTACTGTCTGCAGGAGCAAAGTCGTACGAAGTTCTGGGTTGTATCAACTGCCATCACTTTTCTGTTAGCGAGGAGCCAGATGAATACCAACGACACTCACTTGCCTTAATCAAACGTAAATTCACCATTTCCCAGTTGGTACGTTTCCTGAAATCACCCCATGAACATTACCTTTGGAGTCGCATGCCTGACTTCAAATTGTCAAATCGGGAAGCAGCCGGCCTCGCCGCTTATCTTATCGAGAATTCCAAAGGAAAAATTCCGAAAGCAATGATTCCCCCAGCCGGTTCAGCGAACCGGGGTAAGACACTGTTTGATATATTGAGATGTGTTCAATGTCACTCTTCGCCCCATGAACCACCACTGGGTGCTACTGAATTCCAGGCAGTTCCCATCAGCGTCCAGTCACTTACGGTGGGGTGTCTTGCTGAAACAGATCAGCGACCTGCTTCCGCCCCCACCTTCTCATTTGGTCCGGAACAACGTTCTGCAATTCAGGCTGTACTAAAAACCGAATCAGACTCCCTGTTCAGACGGAGCGATACTGAGACTGCTGCAAGGTGGTTTCATCAGTTAAACTGTTCCGCCTGTCACACCAGAGATTCTGCCTCCAGTCCACGTGCCTTGATTGTCGTCGAAGAAGGGGAGTCGGGCTTACCTCCGGAACCCTTGCCGAGCCTGACATGGGCGGGTGAAAAATTGAAACCACACTGGTCCCAAAATTTTATTGGTGGACAGCTCCCCTGGCGTCCCCGTCCCTGGTTGAAATCCAGAATGCCTGCTTTTCCAGCGCACGCGGCGCTGCTGGCGCGAGGAATGGCGGCCGAGCATGGAATGCGCAATCACACATCTCCCAAGAACTCCAGTTCTGAACACACACAGCCAGAAATACAAATTCAACTGGGTAATCAGTTGACTGCGAAAAGCGCGCTCGACTGCCGTCAGTGCCATGGTGTCGGAGACAGCTTGCCAACTGGCGATGAGAAAACAAAAATTGCACCGGGGATAAATTTCGTGCACATCAGAGAACGTCTCAACGATGATTACTATCGGCGGTTTATTCTCGATCCACCGCGATTTGATATATCCTCAAAAATGCCCCGTCTGTCTGCAGACGGAAAAACAACAAAAATCACACATATTCTGGATGGAGACGCCCCCCTGCAGTTTCAGGCCATTTGGCGGTACATCCAGAGTCTGGATGAATCATCACGTTCTTTCAGAGACAACTGA
- a CDS encoding M48 family metalloprotease, whose translation MTRYIRTSHGSRNSSFKMRLIIAVGIALFSFISYLMKSDVNEITGENQRVALTEQQEIALGLQALPAILQQHHGEHPDQQAQEYVDRVGRRLLDSFNDALAKEGRHNPYRFNFHLLKDNQVINAFALPGGQIFITAALYNQLETEGQLAGVLGHEIGHVLSRHGAQQMAKQELTQGLAGAAGVAGGDVSSARMAAMVGSMVNMKYGRNDELESDRWGIKLMVMAGYDPHAMIAVMDILKRSAGPGKQPEIFSTHPDPGNRIERINHFIQQAFPSGLPPDLEP comes from the coding sequence ATGACACGTTACATCAGAACTTCACATGGTTCCCGCAATTCTTCATTTAAGATGCGGCTCATCATCGCAGTCGGCATCGCCCTGTTCAGTTTCATATCCTATCTGATGAAGTCAGATGTCAATGAAATCACGGGAGAGAATCAGCGGGTTGCTTTAACAGAGCAGCAGGAAATCGCTTTAGGTCTGCAGGCGTTGCCTGCCATTCTGCAGCAACATCACGGAGAGCACCCGGACCAACAGGCCCAGGAGTATGTCGATCGTGTCGGACGCCGACTGCTTGACAGTTTCAATGATGCCCTTGCAAAAGAGGGACGTCATAACCCTTATCGCTTTAACTTTCATCTGCTCAAAGATAACCAGGTGATCAATGCGTTCGCATTACCGGGAGGGCAGATCTTCATTACCGCTGCCTTGTACAATCAACTGGAAACAGAAGGACAACTGGCCGGTGTACTCGGACACGAAATTGGGCATGTTCTCTCTCGACATGGCGCACAACAGATGGCGAAACAGGAACTGACACAAGGACTGGCGGGCGCTGCGGGGGTAGCAGGGGGTGACGTCAGCAGCGCCAGGATGGCGGCAATGGTCGGATCAATGGTGAATATGAAATATGGCAGAAATGATGAACTCGAATCGGACCGCTGGGGCATCAAACTCATGGTCATGGCTGGGTACGATCCACACGCTATGATCGCCGTGATGGATATCTTGAAACGCTCTGCTGGTCCCGGAAAACAACCGGAAATCTTCAGCACCCATCCCGATCCCGGAAACCGTATTGAGCGCATCAATCATTTCATCCAGCAGGCCTTTCCGTCCGGCTTGCCCCCTGATCTCGAACCCTGA
- the rho gene encoding transcription termination factor Rho has product MAAKSSETSDKPKPARRKTTKPRKKVERATEDTVEKSETDALQDEYHRKAEENLEMFEKSHSSPSDAEPEREPASMSDTSSESTGDNNTNRADGDQSSDKTGGNRRRRRRRRKSDGTTSQGPGRQGQGGQNNQGGGNRGRANSNNRGGNRSRSGGNAGGNRTQTRRPRSNTPVDENISGTIEGVLELHPKAYGFIRDPKSNYKAQDSDAFVSSSLIEKHNLREGILIRGEVGPGTRGQGPRLKSIETIDGRTIEEYLKIKSFDELTPINPFEQIKLETGPMPITMRIMDMLTPIGKGQRALVVAPPRTGKTMLLQDIAEAVSTNHPEIRLMVLLIDERPEEVTEMQRSIKGEVISSSMDRDVESHVRTSQLIFERGKRLAEAGEDAFILLDSITRTARAFNKWVGNTGRTMSGGLDVKAMDIPKKMFGTARRFDEGGSLTVLGTALIDTGSRMDEVIFQEFKGTGNMEMVLSRELSDRRIFPSIDITLSGTRREEKILAPDVLEGVTLLRRSLISLNPVEAMEQLSSTLKKFPSNKEFLEKIRAIL; this is encoded by the coding sequence ATGGCCGCTAAAAGTTCTGAAACTTCAGACAAACCCAAACCTGCACGTCGCAAAACGACTAAACCACGAAAAAAAGTAGAACGCGCGACGGAGGACACTGTAGAGAAAAGTGAGACCGACGCCCTGCAGGATGAGTACCATCGCAAGGCCGAAGAAAACCTCGAAATGTTCGAAAAATCTCATTCATCCCCGAGCGATGCAGAACCTGAAAGAGAACCCGCAAGCATGTCAGACACCTCTTCTGAATCCACAGGCGACAATAACACAAACCGTGCAGACGGTGATCAGTCATCCGACAAAACCGGAGGCAATCGTCGCAGAAGAAGGCGTAGAAGAAAATCAGACGGCACGACCAGTCAGGGACCAGGACGACAGGGGCAAGGTGGCCAAAACAACCAGGGTGGAGGTAACCGAGGCCGTGCCAACTCCAACAACCGCGGCGGAAATCGTTCGCGATCAGGTGGGAATGCCGGAGGCAACAGAACACAAACCCGCAGACCACGCTCGAATACTCCTGTCGATGAAAACATATCAGGAACGATTGAAGGGGTACTCGAATTACACCCCAAAGCTTACGGTTTTATCAGAGACCCTAAATCCAATTACAAAGCGCAGGATTCAGATGCTTTTGTTTCCAGTTCTCTGATCGAAAAACATAACCTGCGAGAAGGTATTCTGATTCGCGGCGAAGTGGGACCTGGTACTCGCGGTCAAGGCCCCCGGCTCAAATCCATTGAGACCATTGATGGCCGGACCATTGAAGAATACCTGAAAATCAAATCGTTCGATGAGCTGACTCCCATTAATCCGTTTGAACAGATCAAACTGGAAACGGGTCCGATGCCAATCACAATGCGGATTATGGATATGCTGACGCCCATCGGCAAAGGCCAGCGTGCACTGGTTGTGGCTCCGCCTCGAACCGGTAAAACAATGCTGCTGCAGGATATCGCAGAAGCGGTCAGTACCAATCATCCCGAAATCCGTCTGATGGTGCTCCTGATTGACGAGCGCCCTGAAGAAGTCACGGAAATGCAGCGTTCAATCAAAGGTGAAGTCATCTCATCTTCAATGGACCGCGATGTCGAAAGCCACGTTCGCACGAGTCAACTGATTTTTGAACGCGGAAAGCGACTGGCCGAAGCAGGCGAAGACGCCTTTATTCTTCTGGACAGTATCACCCGGACCGCTCGTGCATTTAACAAATGGGTGGGAAATACCGGACGTACCATGAGTGGTGGTCTGGATGTGAAAGCCATGGATATTCCCAAAAAGATGTTCGGAACTGCCCGTCGCTTTGATGAGGGTGGATCCCTGACGGTACTGGGGACCGCATTGATCGATACGGGCAGCCGTATGGATGAAGTGATCTTTCAGGAGTTCAAAGGAACTGGCAACATGGAAATGGTTCTCAGCCGGGAACTGTCCGACCGCCGTATCTTTCCTTCGATTGACATTACACTCTCCGGAACCCGCCGTGAGGAAAAAATCCTGGCCCCCGATGTGCTGGAAGGCGTCACACTGCTCCGCCGCAGCCTGATTTCCCTGAACCCGGTCGAAGCCATGGAACAACTCAGTAGTACCCTCAAGAAATTCCCGAGCAACAAAGAATTTCTGGAAAAGATCCGCGCCATCCTGTAG
- a CDS encoding TVP38/TMEM64 family protein, with protein sequence MDRADSDSQSHINESSQSLLPQTTANSGQKQTATYLRVILLIVLAGIIGLVYFQYRDVLTLEYLATREHQWQDFAVRHPLAIYLIAFLVYTGITGLSLPGAVPLTLSYGWFFGFWKGLLLVSFASTAGATLAFLTSRYLFRSAIQSRYSDRFASFNRQFEKEGAFYLFTLRLVVAVPFFLLNLLMGLTTIRVWTFWWVSQLGMLAGTAVYVYAGTSVPTLQELSQQGARGILSPQLIIAFILLGTFPLLVKKIVTRLQSQP encoded by the coding sequence GTGGACCGTGCCGATTCCGATTCGCAGTCACACATTAACGAATCCAGTCAATCGTTGCTTCCTCAGACTACAGCAAATTCCGGCCAGAAACAGACAGCGACTTACCTGCGCGTGATTCTTTTAATCGTCCTGGCAGGGATCATCGGTCTGGTCTATTTCCAGTATCGCGATGTCCTGACACTCGAATACCTGGCAACCCGAGAACATCAATGGCAGGATTTTGCTGTACGACATCCCCTTGCGATTTACCTGATCGCGTTTCTGGTTTATACCGGAATCACGGGACTCTCCCTCCCGGGTGCAGTCCCGCTGACCTTATCCTATGGCTGGTTTTTCGGTTTCTGGAAAGGCCTGCTGCTCGTCAGCTTTGCATCAACGGCTGGCGCAACCCTCGCATTTTTAACCAGCCGCTATCTGTTTCGCTCGGCTATTCAAAGTCGATACAGCGATCGTTTTGCCAGTTTCAATCGGCAGTTTGAAAAAGAGGGTGCCTTCTACCTCTTTACGCTGCGACTGGTCGTCGCGGTTCCGTTTTTTCTCCTCAATCTGTTAATGGGGCTCACGACCATTCGTGTCTGGACATTCTGGTGGGTCAGCCAGCTGGGAATGCTTGCCGGGACTGCCGTTTATGTCTACGCTGGCACGAGTGTTCCCACGTTGCAGGAACTCTCTCAACAGGGAGCCCGCGGAATTTTATCCCCACAGCTGATTATCGCCTTTATCCTGCTGGGAACCTTTCCTCTGCTCGTGAAGAAAATTGTAACACGTCTTCAATCACAGCCCTGA